The Pseudofrankia sp. DC12 region ACGCGGGTGCCGATCGCGCCAGGGACCGCGTCCGGCCGGCGGCGGGTCCGGTGGTGGCCGGGACGGGACCGCGCACCGGGGTGTCGACCGGGACGGGGCCGTCCGAACCGCGCGCGGCGGGAATGGCCTCGGCCGGGTCGGCCAGCAGGAGAGCCACCATGGGCTCGGCGACGGGGAACCCGTCGTCGAGCGGGGAGACGGTCCCGTCGGGGGAGCGGACCGCGGCGAGCCAGCCGCGCATCCGGGTGACCGCGTCGGTTAGGTCGGGCGGAACCGGCCGGCCCGCCGCGGCGAGTAGGCCGGTCACGTCGATCAGGTCCGCGAGCACCTGGCAGTGGGCGGCGGGTGCCCGCTCGGCGTGGCCGCCGTCGGGCCCCACCTGACGGTGCGCCGCCCGGCGCAGCGCCTGCGCCCAGCGGTCCGCGTCCGGGCCGTCCCCGGCGGCGACCGCGAGGCCGACCAGCGCCTTGAGGTTCCTGACCAGGTGCCGCCCGGCGACGTCCACCTCAAGGTGGACCCGCAGGAACGCGCGGTGGCGGGCGAGGTCGAGGGCAAGCGGCCCGTCGGCCGTCGTCCCGGCGGCCAGCGGCCGGTGCAGGGCACACAGCGACCACGCCCGCACCGAGGCGACGGACGCGGACCAGGCCGCCGCGCGCGCCGCCGGCACGGTCACCGCCCTCGGCGCGGGCACGCAGGCCGCCCGCCAGGACAGGTACAGCCCGCCGAACAGGTCCCGGTACCCGTCGGTCGTCAGCGCCCAGGCCCACTCCCAGCCATGCAGGTGGTCGTGCCAGCGCGCCGCGGCGTCCGGCTGGGCCCAGTCCGTGTCCGGGGCGCCTTCCGGGCCGGCGGGGTGCAGCGTCCTGGTGTGGCCGAGCAGGGTGAGCTGGCCCGCGGCGAGCCGGGCGGGGTCGGCCCACAGCGGCCGGCAGCGGCCGGCGAGTGGGACGAAGCCCGCCGGCCAGCCGTCCGCTCCCAGCGCCCGCTCGGCGCCGGTGAGCACCGTGAACAGGCCGGGGACGTGGGCCAGCGCCGCGCGCTGCCCGCGCAGCCGGGCCCGCGCGACTAGCTGCCCGGGACGCGAGCCGCGCGCGATCCACTCGTGGCGGCCCTGCCACGGCGGCGGGATCACCGCGTCGCCGGAGTCCGCGGTGCCGGCGCGCGCCGCGTGCGGCGCTCGCGGGTCACGCCGCGCCGCCGGACGTGTCGACGGCCGCCGACGGCCGGCGCTCGGCGCGCGGGCGGGGCGCGGTCAGGTGGCGGTGGGCGTACAGGTGACCCGACGGCGCGCGCAGCAGGGTGGGCGTCGGCGCGAGTTCGTCGTCGAGCAGGACCGAGCCGAAGCCGTGCTCGGCGAGCACCCGTTGCAGCCGGGCCGGGTCGCCCTGCTCGGGATGAAGCCGCATGACGATCCGGCCGACGCGGTCCAGCCAGCCCGGCTGGTCGAACAGCGCGAACTCCGAGCCGTCGAGGTCGATCCTCAGGAGGTCGACATGCGGCAGGTCGTGCCGGTCGAGCAGCTCGGTGACGGTCAGCTCGGGCACCGGGCCGGGCCGGCCGATGCCCCGGCCTGTGGCGCCGGCGAGGACCGCGTCGCCACCCGCCCCGACCCGCGCGTGCACCAGCTCGATCCGGCCGGCCACGCCGTTGGCGCGGGCGAGGGAGGTGAGCAGGGCGCCGAGCCGAGGCTGTGCCTCGACCGCGACCACCCGGCTCGCCCCTGCGGCGGCGGCGAGGACGCTGAACAGGCCCTGGTTCGCGCCGAGGTCGACGACGCTCTCGCCGCTGGCCGGGGCGAAGCCGGGGCGGGCGGCGTAGGCGCGCCGGCAGTACAGCTGCCGGGCATCGCCGAAGGCCGCCCCGGGCAGTCGGACGTGTACCCCCGGCTGCGGCCGGAACGTCCAGTCCCGGCCGGCCATGGCTCGGTCTGCCGCGTCGAGGCGGCGGGTCCGCGTCACGGTCGGGGCGTGCGCCGCCACCGCCGCCGCGAACCAGACGGCCGCGGCGGGACCGGCGACGGCCTTGATCCGGCGCAGCTCGGTGACGAGCTCCGCCGTGCGGGCGTACGTCGCCGCGGCGTTGTCGGCCCGTGCCGCGGCGCGCGTGGCCTCGGCCTCCGGGGACCGGGGGACGGTCGGGTCGCCCGTCTGGGCCAGCCCGCCCCGGCGGGGAGCCGTCTCGGGTGCGGGACGGGTGGCCCGGTTGGGAAGGGTGGGCCGCTCCCAGCGCTGCGGGCGCGGCTCGTCCGCGAAGGGCCGGCCGACCGGCGGCAGCGGCCCGAGCCCGTCGAGCAGGCCGTGCCAGGCGTACCGACAGCGCGCCACACCGCGAGCGCGCAGCAGGTCGGAGCCGGCGGACCGGGGCACCGTCACCAGGGCCAGCCAGAGGGCGACGGCGGCGCCACGCCGCCGTCCACCGTGCACCCGCGCGAACCAGATCCGGTTGCGCGCGGTGAAGTAGGCGAAGGTGTTGCCGGGAATCGTGCCGCCACCGGTGTGCCAGGCCTGATGCTGGCTGACCATCACCCGCCAGCCGGCGGCTCTGGCCCGCCACGCGAGGTCGGCCTCCTCGTAGCCGAGGAAGAACCGGGTGTCCATGGGGACCCGCCGATGGCACTCGGCCCGGATCAGCAGGATCGCGCCCCGGACGAACGCGACCTCGGCCGGCTGCCCGGCGCGGGCGGCGCGGCGGCGCAGCGGGGCCGCGAACAGCGCCGTCAGCCGGGCCGGGCCCGGGTGGATGCCGTCGGCGTTCAGCAGCGTCGGCCCGACGATCCCGACGCCGTCGGTGGCGAGCAGCTCCAGGCATCCGTCGAGGGTGGCCTCCGGCAGCCGGACGTCGTTGTTCAGCAGCAGGTATGCGTCGCTGTCGGGGCGGGTGTCCGCGCCGTGGTGGAAGCCGCCGGCGAAGCCCAGGTTTGTGTCCGGCACGAGCCAGTCGGCACCGGGCGGCAGCCCGGGTGGGCGACCGGTGGCATCGTTCGCGACGACGACGACGGCGGTGAGCCGGCGCATCGTCACCAGCCGTTCCACCAGCCTGGCCGTCGGCTCGACCGGCCCCCAGTGCACGACGACCGCGGTCACCCGCGCGAGGTCGCCGGCCGTGCCGGCCGATCCGACGGGCGGCTCGGGCCGTCCCTCGCGCGAGGGAGCCGCCGGACTGGCGGCAGGCGGGAGCATCGCACGGGCCGGCGCAGGCAGCGTGCTGCTCGGTGGGCTCACGGGCAGGCCGCGTCGTGGTGTCGTCGGCCCCGGGATGTCACGTGGCTCGCTCATCGCGCGGCTGACCTCCGGTCAGGAGCGTGCCTCAGGCTTCTTGATCGCATCGCTGCCCCGGGAACGCGTCACTGCCGGGTAGCCGCATCGTTACCACGGATTCCGATGTCGGGATGTAGCTGACGCGTTGCCATCAGTGATGGACCTTATTCAGGCTGGACCGAGGCGGGAAGCTTCTGCTCCGCAGGCGTGTCGGCCGTACCGCGCTGGACCGGGACGGACACTTGCGTCCTGGCGGCATCCCCGATCGAGACGGTCGCCGCGGCCCGGCGGGCGGCGACCCGGCCAGGAGCGCCCAGATACCTCGCGACCAGAACGCACACGCCGAGGTCCGCGCATGCCCGGACCGGGGCGGCCGCCCGCGCGGCGGTGACGAGCCCAAGCATGGCGCACAGCGCGGCGAGCAGACCCGTGTAGCCGGCGGTCGCGGTGTGTGACCAGCCGGCCGCGACCAGCCGCTGGTAGGCGTGGCCGCCCTGCGGCCGGTACCAGCGCTCGCCGGCCCGTGCTCGGCGGCCGAGCGTGGTCGCTGTGTCCGCCAGGTAGAGGACCACAGGTGCCAGCACTGCCTCGACGCCGACGCCGGACAGCGCCGCCTGCAGCGCCAGCGCCGCGATCGCCGCGCCGAGTGCACAGCTACCAGCATCGCCGAGGAACACCAGTGCCCTCGGCACGTTGAACGGCGCGAACCCGACCGCCGCGCCCGCAAGCACAGCGCCGCCGGTGACCAGCGGGGGGTTGTGGTGCAGCGTCCCGACCAGCGCGTATCCGGCGCCCGCGACGATTGCCTGCGCGGCCGAGATGCCGTTCACGCCGTCCATGAACTTGAAGGCGTTCACGAGACCGGTCAGCCAGACCGGCCCGACCAGGATGGCGGCGACGAGCAGTCCGGCGCCCGGCCGCCCGCCCGTCAGCGTCACGCTGACGATGGTCATCGCGGTCACCGCGAACGCGGCCATCACCTGCACCGCGAGGCGCCGCGGTGGCGTCATCCCGCCGATGTTGCCGGCCACGTCCTGGGCCAGCCCCAGCAGGCCGAACAAGGTGATCGCCAGCGTCATCGGCAGCAGATCGGGCGCGTTGGCACGCCCGCTGGTGAGCACCGTGAACATCACGCCGGCGAAGAGGCCCAGCACCACCGCGGCGCCGCTACCCCGCGGCGTCGGGTGCGGGGTGCGCTCGTCGGCGACGTCGAGCACCGACAGCCGGCGCAGGTAGGCGCTGACGACGGGCATCGCGGCCAGGGTGATGACGCAGGCCGCGAATCCGGCACCGACCATGTGTTCCTCCGTGCGGGGAAGCTGGACGGGATGGCACCGCGCTCGGGCCGCTGGTCGTCACACAATGTAGTCCTGTCTGGACGCCAGGCCGTGTGAGGTTATGGAAAGTGTCTGCTCGCGTGAAGGTAGCGCGACGGGCGCCGCCCGGGTGCTCTCGTGGCCGTGCCAGCCTGTCGGCTCGTCGCGCATGGTGACTGCGCTGCGGTTGGCGAGACTACTTCGCACGGACGTTGTGGCGACGCCGGAGAGAGGGGGCGACGCTGAGGTGAAGGCGCTGGTTGTCGTGGGTGGGGGCGGGCACGGACGGGAGCTGCTCGACGTCGTCGAGGCGGTGAACGCGGTTCGGCCGCAGTTTGATCTTCTGGGCGTGCTCGATGACGGCACGCCGGATCTCGAAGTGCTCGCCGCCTGCGGGGTTCGCCACTTGGGGCCGGTACGCCTGCTCGCCGAGCTGGACGCCCAGTACGTGCTGGGAATCGGTTCTCCTGACGCGCGGCGGGTGATCGATCTCGCGGCCACCGAGTGGGGACGAGTACCGGCGACGTTGGTCCATCCGTCCGCCGTGGTCGGCCGCCGGGTCACGCTGGGGCCTGGCACCGTGGTGTGCGGGCTCGCCAGCATCACGACCAACGTGCGCACCGGCCGCCACGTCCATCTCAACATCGCGGCGACGGTCGCGCATGACTGCAGGCTCGGCGACTACGTCACGCTCGCTCCCGGTGCGCGCCTCAGCGGCGCCGTGACCGCGGGGGAGGGGTCGACCATCGGGACCGGGGCGGTCGTGATTCAGGGGTGCGCGGTCGGAGCCGGGACGATCGTCGGAGCCGGTGCGGTCGTGGTCCGGGACCTTCCCGCCGATGTCGTGGCGGTCGGGGTGCCCGCACGGCCTCGCCCGTCGGCGCGGAACGCCAGCGGCGTGCCGTGAGAGGTCGCGGCGAGCGAACGCGTCGTCGCCGCCCGGATGGGGACGGGCCGGCGAGCTCAGCCATTCACGGATGTACGGCTCCGCAGGGTCTTGACCCTACTAGTCCCCCGCTGAAGAAGCTGCTGGAACAGGGAATCGAGGTCGTTCCACATGTCCTCGGGCCTGAAATCGCGCTGTACTCGCTCCCGCCCGAGCTCCCCCATCCTCCGGCTGCGCCCGGGGTCGGACAACAGCTGGCCGAGCGCCTCCGCAAGAGCCAACGGATCGCGCGGGGGGACGATGACTCCGGTGACCCCGTCGACCACAGCGTCGACGGCACCGGTCACCGAGGTCGTCACGACGGGGCGACCCGCAGCAGCAGCCTGAAGAGCGACGCCGGGAATTCCCTCACGATAGGTGGGCAGGGCAAGGATGTTCATCGCATGATACGCCGGCGTCGGGTCCTCCAGCCATCCCGTCCCGACGACACGAGGGAGCCCGGAGACGAGCGATTCGAACTCTATTGGCAGCGGATCCGCCGGATCCTCCGCGCCGACCAGTAGCAGGTAGAGATCGGGGAAGCTCGGTTGCAGCAGCCGGTACGCGGCAATCAGGTCGAGGATTCCCTTGTCCTGGGCAATCCGCCCGACGAACCCGACGACAGAAGAATTCTGTGGAATCCCGAGCTGCGCGCGCAGTTCCCGGCCGGCGCCGATCCGGTCCTCGGTCTCGGCGAATCGGTCGTAGTCGACACCATTCAACGTCCCTTTGTGGAGGACAATTGACTTGCCCTTTCGGAGAAGTTGTAGCGACTCGGCTCGACGCAAAAGGCTCGGCCCGACGCAGACGACGGTCTGCGCGCATCTGCATGCGATCCACTCGGCGGCCCAGAGGACCGATCTTCGCGGTCCCGAGACGGCCTCCAGGCGCAAGCCGTGCAGCACATAAATCCGGCACGGAACGCCGGTCAGCAGAGCGGCAAGACCGCCGAGGAGGCCGGCTTTCGGGGTTCCCACGCTAGTGATCGTCGGCCGGATCTCGCGGAACAGCCTACAAAGGCCCAGCAGCGCGCGGACGTCCGCCGAGGGGGAGATCTCACGGCGCATCTCGACGGCCGCTGTGGCCACACCCTCTCGCCGAGAAACCACCTCGAGAAGGCTGCCGGGAGAAGAGACCACGGTTACTTCATAGCCCCGTCGCCGGAACTCCCCGAGCTGGCCGCGCAGCAGGACGTCCGCGCTGAGCGGCACCGTGGTCACAAAGACCAGCCTGGGCCGACCGGTGGGCGGCGCGCCAGCGTCACGGGAAGCAGTTCCCATCACTCCGGGAACGGTTTTCGACAATGCCATAGAAGACCACGCAATCAGATCGGTGTGCCGGCCGATGCCCCACCGCCGCGGCCACCTTCCCAAAGGGACATTTCGGCGCGTCTGTGTCGTGCCTTCGCGGCCACCGGCCGCGTGAGCCGGCCATGCCGCGCCGCGAAGAGGAGATCGAGGTCATGGCTCCCGCCCGTACGGACCAGTCCGCGAGAGATTGTCGACCGGGGCCGGCGTCAGGTGGGTCAGAATAGGCGATCTTCGATGCCCATCTGATCTGGGCCGCGCGCCCTGAAGTCACCGAGGCCGACGGCATCTGTCCAGGCGATTGACCAGGACGAGAAGGAGTAATGCTCCTCGACCGCTCGCCGTGCCGCTTCTCCCATTTTTCGCCTGGCGTTCGCGGACATGGACACAAGGCTGTCAAGCGCGTCAGACCAGTCGTCGTGGACCGATGGCCCATACCCACCGAACCGTTTGAGCGCCAGTTCGTTCGCGCCAACCGGAGAGCCGATCACCGGAAGTCCGGTGGCGGCGTACTCAATGATCTTGTACGCGCACTTGCCGCGCTCGTAAGGGCCATCCGCCAGCGGAGCAATGGCGATGTCCGCACCCGCCAGCAGCCCTCCGACCCTGTCTCTACGCCACTGCACTCGATCGATCATCACGTCGAGCGGCCCCAGGGAGGCGTCAGCACCGCTGACCAGGCGCAGGCGAGCGCCCGAGCGGCGGTGGAAGTCCAGAAGCGGCGTCGAGATGAGCCGAAGGTACCGTTCGGTGCTCGGGCTGCCGACCCAGATGAGAAGGGGCGGGTCCGCGAGGGAATAGGACGTCTTGCGTTGATACTTAGCCGGGTCGACGCAACTTGGAATGACGACGACGTCCGGGCAGAGTCCGGTTGCCCAGTCCGCCAGCGTGTCGTTCCCGGCGATAACTCGGTCAGCTGACCGGACGGCGGCGTGGCACTTGGGTGGTTTGGGCGCGACCCTGCGATGGAGGCCGCCCCCATCGTCCCACTGAAGGGCATCGTCAAAGTCGTACACAGCGAGTTCGGCGGCCGTCATCAGTCGCCGTTCCAACCCGCCTCGGCTCAGCGGGCTCGCCTCACGGTGCAGGAGAAGCCTCGGGATCCGCCTACTAGCGAGCTTCCTGACGTGGCCCTCCGCCTGACGGACCTTCGCTGCGTTCCGAAGCAACGTGCCCGGGCTCGCATTCGCGGCACCGAGGTAGTCGTAGACGTTCGCGGTGACCCCCAGCCACCTCATCCAGTCATACACCCGAACCCGTGAGCTCGCCCCATCGGGCCCGTACGGAGTGACCGCGGTCAGCACTGGGGCTCTAAACGCCTCGGTCAACCCGACCCCCTCTGTGTCAAGATACCTACACTGTGATAGGCATCGGCGAACGGCCGGATGACTAGGACGACGCCTACCGTGGCCAGAAGCGGATCGGAACCGGCGAAACGGTTCTGCTCGGCCACGGCCGCACTTCCGAGTCGTGTCATATCCACCGGAAGATGGACCTGCCGGCACCTCGCCCGATCAGGTAATCCTCGCTCCGCAAGGTCGACGAGGGCCGGCGGAGCCCGGTGTTCTTGGCGGCGACCATGAAACCTGTGGCGTCCCGAGATCACTAGTCTGCGGAGCGAAAAGCAAAACGCTCCCGGCGCCTCGAACGTACGGCGCCGACCACGCTCGGTGGAAGCCGGTGTCGTGCCGTGTCCCGAGCGGACGCTATACACCTGGATATGAAGACGTCGCGAGCGGTCGCATGGAGTACTTTCTTCCGCCTGATGACCGAGTACACGGCGTACTTGTCGAGGTCAGCCAGGCTGAATTCTGTCCCGCGTTTTGCCCTGACCATCACCCCAGGCGACTCGGGCCGATCCGACTCGAGCTCCAGAATTGAGAGATCGCTAAAGATCGTCGACATGTCACCAAGATCAAATCTCCAGTAGTCGGCGGGATATCCGTGAAACTGGAACCCGCGGGACCGGGTTGTCAGGAGGAGTTCTGCTCCTGGACGCATCACCCTTTTGAGATTCGTCACCGCGCCGCGCCAGTCTCGGACGTGCTCGAGCATTTCGGTCGTAATTACCACATCGAACGAGGATTCGCCGAAGCGGTCCGCCAGACCGCTAACGTCGCATATGACGTCGACGCCGGGGCCAGGGCTGATATCCACACCGATGTACTCGCTAGGAGAACGGGTCGCAATGATGCCCCGGACGGAACCGTTCACATCGTATGATCCGACCTCGAGGATCCGCTTGTGAGACAAGTCAGCTTCGTTACTCCATCGTCGAACAAACTCGACACAACCTTCCGTGCACATTTTTGGTCAACCTCACATTCTTCCTTGTGTGTTGTGATCGTCGCTGTGCCCATCGACCTCGACGCTCGCCATGAGTCCGGAGTGACGAAACGCGGTCGGGCACCCTTCGGTCGTAGCCACTATTACGCTACTGTGAGCGCATGAGCGGTCGCCCTGCATCGTCGGCGTGTCGTTCGATGTCAACACTTTCCGGCGGATTGGTATGATTGGCCTGGTCTCATGCCTGCGTCAGGTCAGGCTTCGAATCCCGAGTCGCACCGAACGGACGGATGCTCGCATCACGGGAATCCTGGATCTGGTGGTTTCTCAAGCGGTTCCGGTTGCGACCGGGGTCATCGTCACGCTCTGTACGGCTGGAATCCTGGGACCGGCCGGCCGTGGCACATTGACCTTTGTGATGTCAAGTGCAAGTCTGCTCGGAATTCTGGTACAGGCAAGCGTGTACGTCGGTGCGGTGCACGGGCATCGGAAAGGTGATACCGAGTCGCTCCAGTCCGGTTTGGCGGTTTCAGTGCTGCTGGCCCTGTCCCTGGTTGCTGGCGCGGTGGTAGCTGTGCTTCTCGTGCCGCGTTTCCGAGTCGGCCAGCTTAATCCGGCCTCAGCCCTGATGGTCTGCGTCGGCGCGGCATTGAGCATCGTCGCTTGGTATCTGATCCGAAGCCTACAGGCCATCGGCGAAAGCCGGGCCTTCCGTGACATCACGACGCTGCAGTCGGTTGTCTATCTCGTCGTCGCTGTCAGCGCGGCGGCCCTGTGGCGAAGATCGTCCCCGGTCGT contains the following coding sequences:
- a CDS encoding heparinase II/III family protein, whose product is MIPPPWQGRHEWIARGSRPGQLVARARLRGQRAALAHVPGLFTVLTGAERALGADGWPAGFVPLAGRCRPLWADPARLAAGQLTLLGHTRTLHPAGPEGAPDTDWAQPDAAARWHDHLHGWEWAWALTTDGYRDLFGGLYLSWRAACVPAPRAVTVPAARAAAWSASVASVRAWSLCALHRPLAAGTTADGPLALDLARHRAFLRVHLEVDVAGRHLVRNLKALVGLAVAAGDGPDADRWAQALRRAAHRQVGPDGGHAERAPAAHCQVLADLIDVTGLLAAAGRPVPPDLTDAVTRMRGWLAAVRSPDGTVSPLDDGFPVAEPMVALLLADPAEAIPAARGSDGPVPVDTPVRGPVPATTGPAAGRTRSLARSAPASAALVLAAASPLATPPGVTPTSAARAPDAAEPTLRVLADSGLAVATAGVLWVLADFGPPSTAHPPAHASALAFLLWHAGRPLLVDTGTSTDVPGPVRGRERGTAAHSTIVVDGADSVEARGPLRAGRAARARLLEAGFDGAGVLLAGEHAGFHHLRGRPAHRRDLRLWPDRVEIIDTVEPTRPSPRRAGAHVIDVLFQFAPGLGLTAEPRLDRSGAGSVARFVRADGTIVTLRALCEPADAEGADAWAGPAAAAWQIVTAERATGWRRTVPAATARFRVRARLPLRVRTVLTVVPGASQPG
- a CDS encoding FkbM family methyltransferase, producing MSEPRDIPGPTTPRRGLPVSPPSSTLPAPARAMLPPAASPAAPSREGRPEPPVGSAGTAGDLARVTAVVVHWGPVEPTARLVERLVTMRRLTAVVVVANDATGRPPGLPPGADWLVPDTNLGFAGGFHHGADTRPDSDAYLLLNNDVRLPEATLDGCLELLATDGVGIVGPTLLNADGIHPGPARLTALFAAPLRRRAARAGQPAEVAFVRGAILLIRAECHRRVPMDTRFFLGYEEADLAWRARAAGWRVMVSQHQAWHTGGGTIPGNTFAYFTARNRIWFARVHGGRRRGAAVALWLALVTVPRSAGSDLLRARGVARCRYAWHGLLDGLGPLPPVGRPFADEPRPQRWERPTLPNRATRPAPETAPRRGGLAQTGDPTVPRSPEAEATRAAARADNAAATYARTAELVTELRRIKAVAGPAAAVWFAAAVAAHAPTVTRTRRLDAADRAMAGRDWTFRPQPGVHVRLPGAAFGDARQLYCRRAYAARPGFAPASGESVVDLGANQGLFSVLAAAAGASRVVAVEAQPRLGALLTSLARANGVAGRIELVHARVGAGGDAVLAGATGRGIGRPGPVPELTVTELLDRHDLPHVDLLRIDLDGSEFALFDQPGWLDRVGRIVMRLHPEQGDPARLQRVLAEHGFGSVLLDDELAPTPTLLRAPSGHLYAHRHLTAPRPRAERRPSAAVDTSGGAA
- a CDS encoding glycosyl transferase, with translation MVGAGFAACVITLAAMPVVSAYLRRLSVLDVADERTPHPTPRGSGAAVVLGLFAGVMFTVLTSGRANAPDLLPMTLAITLFGLLGLAQDVAGNIGGMTPPRRLAVQVMAAFAVTAMTIVSVTLTGGRPGAGLLVAAILVGPVWLTGLVNAFKFMDGVNGISAAQAIVAGAGYALVGTLHHNPPLVTGGAVLAGAAVGFAPFNVPRALVFLGDAGSCALGAAIAALALQAALSGVGVEAVLAPVVLYLADTATTLGRRARAGERWYRPQGGHAYQRLVAAGWSHTATAGYTGLLAALCAMLGLVTAARAAAPVRACADLGVCVLVARYLGAPGRVAARRAAATVSIGDAARTQVSVPVQRGTADTPAEQKLPASVQPE
- a CDS encoding NeuD/PglB/VioB family sugar acetyltransferase codes for the protein MKALVVVGGGGHGRELLDVVEAVNAVRPQFDLLGVLDDGTPDLEVLAACGVRHLGPVRLLAELDAQYVLGIGSPDARRVIDLAATEWGRVPATLVHPSAVVGRRVTLGPGTVVCGLASITTNVRTGRHVHLNIAATVAHDCRLGDYVTLAPGARLSGAVTAGEGSTIGTGAVVIQGCAVGAGTIVGAGAVVVRDLPADVVAVGVPARPRPSARNASGVP
- a CDS encoding glycosyltransferase family 4 protein, translated to MTTVPLSADVLLRGQLGEFRRRGYEVTVVSSPGSLLEVVSRREGVATAAVEMRREISPSADVRALLGLCRLFREIRPTITSVGTPKAGLLGGLAALLTGVPCRIYVLHGLRLEAVSGPRRSVLWAAEWIACRCAQTVVCVGPSLLRRAESLQLLRKGKSIVLHKGTLNGVDYDRFAETEDRIGAGRELRAQLGIPQNSSVVGFVGRIAQDKGILDLIAAYRLLQPSFPDLYLLLVGAEDPADPLPIEFESLVSGLPRVVGTGWLEDPTPAYHAMNILALPTYREGIPGVALQAAAAGRPVVTTSVTGAVDAVVDGVTGVIVPPRDPLALAEALGQLLSDPGRSRRMGELGRERVQRDFRPEDMWNDLDSLFQQLLQRGTSRVKTLRSRTSVNG
- a CDS encoding glycosyltransferase family 4 protein — its product is MTAAELAVYDFDDALQWDDGGGLHRRVAPKPPKCHAAVRSADRVIAGNDTLADWATGLCPDVVVIPSCVDPAKYQRKTSYSLADPPLLIWVGSPSTERYLRLISTPLLDFHRRSGARLRLVSGADASLGPLDVMIDRVQWRRDRVGGLLAGADIAIAPLADGPYERGKCAYKIIEYAATGLPVIGSPVGANELALKRFGGYGPSVHDDWSDALDSLVSMSANARRKMGEAARRAVEEHYSFSSWSIAWTDAVGLGDFRARGPDQMGIEDRLF
- a CDS encoding methyltransferase domain-containing protein, which translates into the protein MSHKRILEVGSYDVNGSVRGIIATRSPSEYIGVDISPGPGVDVICDVSGLADRFGESSFDVVITTEMLEHVRDWRGAVTNLKRVMRPGAELLLTTRSRGFQFHGYPADYWRFDLGDMSTIFSDLSILELESDRPESPGVMVRAKRGTEFSLADLDKYAVYSVIRRKKVLHATARDVFISRCIASARDTARHRLPPSVVGAVRSRRRERFAFRSAD